In Anaerolineae bacterium, a single window of DNA contains:
- the efp gene encoding elongation factor P gives MIDVNALRKGVTFTMDGELYKVLSYQHHKPGRGNATIRTTLRNLRTGATIQHNFISGDRVEDVRLESRPVEYLYQDGDMLIFMDTETYDQPAVHKDVFGDDARYLTENMELKLLLYEDEVIDYELPNSWVYEVVDSEVAVAGDTATGATKKVTTQTGLQVVVPLFVEVGDKIKVNTETGAYITRA, from the coding sequence ATGATCGATGTCAATGCCCTGCGTAAGGGCGTCACCTTCACGATGGATGGTGAGCTGTATAAGGTCCTGAGCTATCAGCATCACAAACCGGGACGCGGCAATGCCACCATCCGCACCACCCTGCGCAACCTGCGCACCGGCGCGACAATCCAGCACAATTTCATCTCCGGCGATCGTGTCGAAGATGTCCGCCTGGAAAGTCGCCCTGTCGAATATCTGTATCAGGATGGCGACATGCTGATCTTCATGGATACCGAAACCTACGATCAGCCCGCCGTGCACAAGGACGTCTTTGGTGATGACGCCCGCTACCTCACCGAAAACATGGAGCTGAAGCTCCTCCTCTATGAGGATGAAGTCATCGACTACGAACTGCCTAACTCGTGGGTGTATGAGGTCGTTGACTCCGAGGTAGCGGTTGCAGGCGATACAGCCACCGGCGCCACCAAGAAGGTCACCACCCAGACAGGATTGCAGGTTGTTGTGCCGCTGTTTGTCGAGGTTGGCGACAAAATCAAAGTCAACACCGAAACCGGCGCCTACATCACCCGCGCCTGA